From the Chloroflexota bacterium genome, the window GCTCGTCGCCAAGCCTGGCCTCGATGGCCACGACCGGGGCGCCAAGGTCATCGCCCGCGCCCTGCGCGACGCTGGGATGGAAGTGATTTACACCGGCCTGCGCCAGACGCCGGAAATGATCGCCGAAGCCGCTTTGCAGGAAGATGTGAACGTGGTCGGCCTTTCCATTTTGTCGGGCGCGCACAATGCGCTCGTGCCGCGAATCATGGAATTGCTCAAG encodes:
- a CDS encoding cobalamin B12-binding domain-containing protein — encoded protein: LVAKPGLDGHDRGAKVIARALRDAGMEVIYTGLRQTPEMIAEAALQEDVNVVGLSILSGAHNALVPRIMELLKAKGLSDVKVFLGGIIPDEDIPALTAQGVTGVFGPGANTHSIINAVKEAVKK